In Selenomonas sp. TAMA-11512, a genomic segment contains:
- a CDS encoding TRAP transporter substrate-binding protein: MKKRFAVLMGLLLALSSILIAGCGTAGDKSGQGSDGAAQTIKVGFGSSLDTSSGGQGLKKFKELVESKSNGKIKVDLYGDGQLGNDKSMTEALQMGTLDMTLPSGSPLAEFNKAFLAFDLPFMFENVDQVDKVLAGKAGKEILASLDEQNIKGLAFFENGFRNITNSKRPIQTVDDLKGLKIRVMQNPIMIDTFKTWGANPTPMAFNEVFTALEQKTIDGQDNPNTIIYDGGLYEAQKYLTISHHFYTPYILIMSKKKWDTFSTEDQKLLQECADEAAVWQRAANRKLDGEYLNKMKEKGIEVNELSSAEMGNMREMVKPIYEAYKEQIGEARLKEIQSEMK; this comes from the coding sequence GTGAAAAAAAGGTTTGCTGTGTTGATGGGGCTTCTGCTGGCACTATCGAGCATTCTTATCGCAGGGTGTGGGACTGCGGGAGACAAATCGGGACAAGGATCGGACGGAGCGGCCCAGACGATCAAGGTTGGTTTCGGTTCCAGCCTGGACACGAGCTCCGGCGGACAGGGGCTGAAGAAGTTCAAGGAGCTGGTGGAATCAAAGAGCAATGGCAAGATCAAGGTGGATCTGTATGGAGACGGACAGCTCGGAAACGACAAGTCCATGACGGAAGCCCTGCAGATGGGGACGCTGGACATGACTCTGCCGTCCGGTTCGCCGCTTGCGGAGTTCAACAAGGCATTCCTTGCATTTGATCTTCCCTTTATGTTTGAGAATGTGGACCAAGTCGACAAGGTGCTCGCAGGGAAGGCAGGCAAGGAGATTCTCGCATCCTTGGATGAGCAAAATATCAAGGGTCTTGCGTTCTTTGAGAACGGATTCCGGAATATTACAAACAGCAAGCGTCCGATTCAGACGGTGGATGATCTGAAGGGCTTGAAGATTCGCGTCATGCAGAATCCCATCATGATCGACACGTTCAAAACTTGGGGCGCGAACCCGACGCCGATGGCATTCAATGAGGTATTCACTGCATTGGAGCAGAAGACGATTGACGGGCAGGACAATCCGAATACGATCATTTACGATGGCGGACTCTATGAGGCGCAGAAGTATTTGACGATCTCGCATCACTTCTACACGCCGTACATTCTGATCATGAGCAAGAAGAAGTGGGATACGTTCTCGACAGAGGATCAGAAGCTTCTCCAGGAATGTGCGGATGAAGCCGCTGTGTGGCAGCGTGCAGCGAATCGGAAGCTCGACGGGGAATATCTGAATAAGATGAAGGAAAAGGGCATAGAAGTCAATGAGCTCTCTTCTGCAGAAATGGGTAATATGAGGGAAATGGTAAAGCCGATTTATGAGGCGTATAAAGAACAGATAGGAGAGGCTCGCTTGAAGGAGATTCAAAGCGAAATGAAATAG
- a CDS encoding FadR/GntR family transcriptional regulator, which yields MSDTSHALSLVDKTAARIIKYITDNNLQPGEKLPTESSFIQILHVGRGTLREAIKQLNSRNVLESRQGSGTYVSDKRGIPQDPLGLTFLKNDPSLVRDLIDVRLMFEPEIAALAAHAATPAQIAEIEHCCTVVEQLIDAGKPYDEEDLAFHSSIAKASGNLVVVNLVPIIYTSIRSSILATSNSLSKETRIYHRKCMEAIKAHDMAGARYAMLMHLIINRNHRFSDNLQELHK from the coding sequence ATGAGCGATACATCACACGCGCTGTCCCTCGTGGATAAAACAGCTGCGCGAATCATCAAGTATATCACAGACAACAATCTGCAGCCTGGAGAAAAGCTTCCGACGGAGTCCTCGTTCATCCAAATCCTTCATGTGGGCCGAGGTACGCTCCGTGAGGCCATAAAGCAGCTCAACTCACGAAATGTATTGGAGTCGCGCCAAGGGTCCGGCACCTACGTATCCGACAAGCGGGGCATTCCGCAAGACCCCCTCGGTCTGACGTTCCTGAAAAACGACCCTTCTCTCGTCCGTGACCTGATCGATGTTCGCCTGATGTTCGAGCCGGAAATTGCCGCGCTGGCGGCACATGCCGCTACCCCCGCACAGATTGCGGAGATCGAACACTGTTGCACGGTCGTCGAGCAATTGATTGATGCCGGAAAACCGTATGATGAAGAAGATCTCGCCTTTCATTCCTCCATTGCGAAAGCGAGCGGAAACCTGGTCGTCGTCAATCTCGTCCCCATCATCTACACTTCGATTCGATCCAGCATCCTCGCCACCTCCAATTCCTTGAGCAAAGAAACGCGAATCTACCATCGGAAGTGCATGGAAGCAATCAAAGCGCATGATATGGCGGGTGCGCGCTACGCCATGCTCATGCACCTCATCATCAACCGAAACCATCGCTTTTCGGACAACCTACAGGAACTCCATAAGTAA